One Gemmatimonadetes bacterium T265 genomic region harbors:
- a CDS encoding activator of HSP90 ATPase produces MTTTTDMTTPDISERTAGDPEQGDRTSLSLEYDLSHPPEKVWRALTDPALLAEWLLPVVGFRPEPGTAFMFRTQAYPGWDGTVHGEVLEVEPHRTLRYAWHVPFAGAPLDTVVAFTLAPTPSGTRLTIVQSGFAPGQQRALGGARYGWTLMAGKLTTLLARTS; encoded by the coding sequence ATGACGACGACCACCGACATGACCACCCCCGACATCTCCGAACGCACCGCCGGTGACCCCGAGCAAGGGGACAGGACCTCCCTGTCGCTCGAGTACGACCTGTCGCACCCGCCGGAGAAGGTGTGGCGCGCGCTCACCGACCCGGCACTCCTCGCGGAGTGGCTGCTGCCGGTCGTCGGGTTCCGGCCCGAGCCGGGCACGGCGTTCATGTTCCGGACGCAGGCCTACCCCGGGTGGGACGGCACCGTGCACGGCGAGGTCCTCGAGGTCGAGCCGCACCGGACGCTCCGCTACGCGTGGCACGTCCCCTTCGCGGGCGCCCCCCTGGACACCGTCGTCGCGTTCACGCTCGCACCCACGCCGTCGGGCACACGCCTGACCATCGTGCAGTCGGGCTTCGCACCGGGCCAGCAGCGCGCGTTGGGCGGCGCGCGCTACGGCTGGACCCTGATGGCGGGCAAGCTCACCACCCTGCTTGCGAGGACGTCATGA
- a CDS encoding methyltransferase, protein MPHPSADDIIALYDRTADAWAAVRGRDAVIEGAWLDRFVAALPAPSPAAGRERATVLDLGCGTGYPVAHALLARGLRVTGLDAAPRQIAHARAATPPEHRAAAEWVVADMRVPGAALAGRRFEGVLAWHSSFHLTPDDQRAMFPVYAAHAVPGAVLMFTSGPEPGEVIAAWEGAPLYHASLEDEEYRALLAAHGFALVSHVRRDRACGDASVWLARYAGG, encoded by the coding sequence GTGCCCCACCCCTCGGCCGACGACATCATCGCGCTCTACGACCGGACGGCGGACGCCTGGGCCGCCGTCCGCGGACGCGACGCCGTGATCGAGGGCGCGTGGCTGGACCGGTTTGTCGCGGCCCTGCCGGCCCCCTCGCCCGCGGCCGGACGCGAGCGCGCCACGGTGCTCGACCTCGGTTGCGGGACTGGGTACCCGGTCGCCCACGCACTGCTGGCGCGCGGCCTGCGCGTCACGGGCCTCGACGCCGCGCCGCGGCAGATCGCCCACGCGCGCGCGGCCACACCCCCCGAGCACCGGGCCGCTGCCGAGTGGGTCGTGGCCGACATGCGCGTGCCGGGCGCCGCGCTGGCCGGCCGCCGCTTCGAGGGCGTGTTGGCGTGGCACAGCAGCTTCCATCTCACGCCCGACGACCAGCGGGCCATGTTCCCCGTGTACGCCGCGCACGCGGTGCCCGGGGCGGTCCTGATGTTCACCTCGGGTCCCGAGCCCGGCGAGGTGATCGCGGCGTGGGAGGGCGCGCCGCTCTACCACGCGAGCCTGGAGGACGAGGAGTACCGCGCGCTGCTCGCCGCCCACGGCTTCGCGCTCGTGTCGCACGTGCGGCGCGACCGCGCGTGCGGCGATGCGTCCGTGTGGCTCGCGCGGTACGCGGGGGGGTGA
- a CDS encoding dihydrofolate reductase, with the protein MRLVRYNVAASLDGYIAGPNGEYDWIPDDPTVDFAALFARVDTVLLGRHSYELTRTVPEVPWHAGTRVYVFSRTLRPEEHHDVTVVRDDAPGVVAALRAESGDGEIWLFGGGALFGSLLAAGQVDRVEVAVVPMLLGGGVPLLPAGMARTALALVGSHVYPSGIVSLHYAVPGTYT; encoded by the coding sequence ATGCGCCTGGTGCGCTACAACGTGGCGGCCAGCTTGGACGGCTACATCGCCGGCCCGAACGGCGAGTACGACTGGATCCCGGACGACCCCACGGTCGACTTCGCGGCCCTCTTCGCGCGCGTCGACACGGTGCTGCTCGGCCGACACAGCTACGAGTTGACGCGGACCGTACCGGAGGTGCCGTGGCACGCCGGCACGCGCGTGTACGTGTTCTCGCGCACGCTCCGGCCGGAGGAGCACCATGACGTCACGGTCGTCCGCGACGACGCGCCCGGCGTGGTGGCCGCGCTTCGCGCAGAGTCCGGCGATGGCGAGATCTGGCTGTTCGGCGGCGGCGCGCTGTTCGGCAGCCTGCTCGCCGCGGGGCAGGTCGACCGGGTTGAGGTCGCGGTGGTGCCGATGCTGCTCGGCGGCGGCGTCCCGCTGCTGCCCGCGGGGATGGCACGCACGGCGCTCGCGCTCGTCGGGTCGCACGTGTACCCGTCCGGGATCGTGAGTCTGCACTACGCGGTGCCGGGGACCTACACCTGA
- a CDS encoding LysR family transcriptional regulator, with amino-acid sequence MALNLHALRVFAAVAERGGFSRAATVLRLSQPAVSKAVLGLEREIGLPLLERGARAARLTDAGEALYQRARELFAVERTAEDELRARRGLDAGVLRLGASTTVATYYLAPLLGAFRAAHPGVTLRVASANTRAIARLLLQRRLDVALVEGPVTDPGVRAATWREDELVVLAPPEHALGRTRRSVAPAALGEHPFIARERGSGTRVVAEAALAAHGVRPRVALTLGSTEAVKEAVAAGLGLAIVSRTAAADQLALARVRAVRVAGLVIRRPLTQLRLEGRRPSAPAVAFEALLAADVGPSAAPRAGQSRRPADPRRAD; translated from the coding sequence ATGGCGCTCAACCTGCACGCGCTGCGGGTGTTCGCGGCGGTGGCCGAGCGCGGCGGCTTCTCGCGCGCCGCGACCGTGCTGCGCCTGAGTCAGCCGGCGGTCTCGAAGGCGGTGCTCGGGCTGGAGCGCGAGATCGGCCTGCCGCTCCTGGAACGCGGCGCGCGCGCCGCGCGCCTCACCGACGCGGGCGAGGCGCTGTATCAGCGGGCGCGCGAGCTCTTCGCCGTCGAACGCACGGCCGAGGACGAGCTCCGCGCCCGGCGGGGGCTCGACGCGGGCGTGTTGCGCCTGGGCGCGAGCACGACGGTGGCCACCTACTACCTCGCGCCGCTCCTCGGCGCGTTCCGGGCGGCGCACCCGGGGGTCACGTTGCGCGTGGCGAGCGCGAACACCCGGGCGATCGCACGCCTGTTATTGCAGCGCCGCCTCGACGTGGCCCTCGTGGAAGGGCCGGTGACCGACCCCGGGGTGCGCGCGGCGACGTGGCGCGAGGACGAACTCGTCGTGCTCGCGCCGCCGGAGCACGCGCTCGGGCGCACCCGGCGGTCGGTCGCGCCGGCCGCATTAGGCGAGCACCCGTTCATCGCCCGCGAACGCGGGTCGGGGACGCGGGTGGTTGCCGAGGCGGCGCTCGCCGCGCACGGCGTGCGCCCGCGCGTGGCGCTCACGCTCGGGAGCACGGAAGCGGTCAAGGAGGCCGTCGCGGCCGGGCTCGGGCTGGCGATCGTGTCGCGCACGGCGGCGGCGGATCAGTTGGCGCTCGCCCGCGTGCGGGCGGTGCGCGTGGCCGGGCTCGTGATCCGTCGCCCGCTCACGCAGTTGCGGCTGGAGGGCCGGCGGCCGAGCGCGCCGGCCGTCGCGTTCGAGGCACTGCTCGCCGCCGACGTCGGCCCGAGCGCCGCGCCGCGTGCGGGGCAGTCACGCCGGCCGGCGGACCCGCGTCGGGCCGACTAG
- a CDS encoding UPF0324 membrane protein, producing MATTVLPSATPPAPAARTPPAWAARIAALLPGVGLATLVGGVAWGVALAEEHAFGHPIVEALVVAILLGMIVRTLWAPPARLAAGVGFTAREILEVAVLLLGVSVDLPLLLRAGPALAVGIVLLVVLGIAGSYGLGRALGLPPKLAVLVACGNSICGNSAIAAVAPVIDADPEHVASSIAFTAILGVAVVLGLPRLVHPLGLSFYQYGVLAGLTVYAVPQVLAAAFPVSVLSGQVGTLVKLVRVLMLGPVVVFFALRHQRAERAEARTRTAVDGAERTAGAPRPRFSLTRFVPWFIVGFLVLAGLRSAGVLPAAVAAPARALSAWLTIAAMAALGLGVDLKGIARVGRPVIATVTGSLVLLIGLSVALIHGLGIR from the coding sequence ATGGCCACCACGGTACTCCCGTCCGCGACGCCCCCCGCGCCTGCGGCACGCACGCCGCCCGCGTGGGCCGCCCGCATCGCCGCGCTCCTGCCGGGGGTCGGATTGGCGACGCTCGTCGGCGGCGTCGCGTGGGGCGTCGCCCTGGCGGAGGAGCACGCGTTCGGGCACCCGATCGTGGAGGCGCTGGTCGTCGCGATCCTGCTCGGGATGATCGTCCGCACGCTCTGGGCGCCGCCGGCGCGCCTGGCGGCCGGCGTGGGTTTCACGGCCCGGGAGATTCTGGAGGTCGCCGTACTGCTGCTCGGCGTCTCGGTCGACCTGCCGCTGTTGCTCCGCGCGGGGCCGGCGCTCGCGGTCGGGATCGTGTTGCTCGTCGTCCTCGGCATCGCGGGTAGTTACGGCCTCGGCCGCGCGCTCGGGCTCCCGCCCAAGCTGGCCGTCCTCGTGGCGTGCGGGAACTCGATCTGCGGCAACTCGGCCATCGCGGCCGTCGCCCCGGTGATCGACGCCGACCCGGAGCACGTCGCGTCGTCGATCGCCTTCACGGCGATCCTCGGCGTCGCGGTGGTGCTCGGGCTGCCACGGCTGGTGCATCCGTTGGGCCTGAGCTTCTACCAGTACGGCGTCCTCGCGGGGCTCACCGTGTACGCGGTGCCGCAGGTGCTCGCGGCGGCGTTCCCGGTGAGTGTGCTGAGCGGGCAAGTGGGCACGCTCGTGAAGCTCGTGCGCGTGCTGATGCTCGGGCCGGTGGTCGTGTTCTTCGCGCTCCGACACCAGCGGGCGGAGCGCGCCGAGGCACGCACGCGCACGGCGGTCGACGGCGCGGAGCGGACGGCCGGCGCCCCGCGTCCGCGGTTCTCCTTGACGCGCTTCGTGCCGTGGTTCATCGTCGGGTTTCTCGTGCTCGCGGGGCTGCGGTCGGCGGGCGTGCTGCCGGCCGCGGTCGCGGCGCCGGCGCGCGCGCTGTCCGCCTGGCTCACGATCGCGGCCATGGCCGCGTTAGGCCTTGGGGTCGACCTGAAGGGGATCGCGCGCGTGGGCCGGCCCGTAATCGCGACCGTCACGGGATCGCTCGTGCTGCTGATCGGGCTGAGCGTGGCGCTCATTCACGGCCTCGGCATCCGCTGA
- a CDS encoding lycopene cyclase, with translation MVVVDARTTFGRDRTWCFWDVHPHAAATAVTHRWARWRVTGRDGTDVVRTSGCYTYQHIPADAFYADALARIAAAPHVELRLGEPVQAIADAGACVRVHTTRGVLRAAHVFDSRPLLASDGADQPRSRRAAARLVQAFSGAVIRTPAPAFDASTATLMDFTVDQPVDGFAFGYVLPYSPRDALVELAVIAEHPPAPAVLDAALVRYTARLTDGAHTVRSREAGLIPMDAAAVLRRPSARVTRLGVAGGLAKPSTGYAFLAIQRDAAAIARSLAGATGAVAPLPPPRSPVARWLDHVFLRRLRADPAAAPALFARLFAAADADALVRFLSDVGSYRDAARVVAALPPWPFVTEAWRLGAARVDTT, from the coding sequence GTGGTCGTCGTCGATGCGCGCACGACGTTCGGCCGCGACCGCACCTGGTGCTTTTGGGACGTGCATCCGCACGCGGCCGCGACCGCGGTCACCCACCGGTGGGCGCGATGGCGCGTGACCGGACGCGACGGCACCGACGTGGTCCGTACCTCCGGATGCTACACGTACCAGCACATTCCCGCCGACGCGTTCTACGCCGACGCGCTCGCGCGGATCGCCGCCGCCCCGCACGTCGAGCTCCGGCTCGGCGAACCGGTCCAGGCGATCGCCGACGCCGGTGCCTGCGTTCGGGTCCACACGACACGCGGTGTGCTGCGTGCCGCCCACGTCTTCGACAGTCGGCCGCTCCTCGCCAGCGACGGCGCCGATCAGCCCCGGAGCCGGCGGGCTGCGGCGCGCCTCGTTCAGGCATTCTCGGGCGCCGTCATTCGCACGCCCGCGCCCGCGTTCGACGCCAGCACGGCGACGCTCATGGATTTCACCGTCGACCAACCGGTCGACGGGTTCGCCTTCGGTTACGTCCTCCCCTACTCGCCCCGCGACGCCCTCGTCGAGCTGGCCGTGATCGCCGAGCATCCGCCCGCGCCCGCCGTGCTCGACGCCGCCCTCGTGCGCTACACCGCTCGGCTTACCGACGGCGCCCACACCGTCCGCTCGCGCGAAGCCGGGCTGATCCCGATGGACGCCGCCGCGGTACTCCGGCGCCCGTCGGCGCGGGTGACACGTCTCGGCGTTGCCGGCGGGTTGGCGAAGCCGTCGACGGGCTACGCCTTTCTCGCCATCCAGCGCGACGCGGCCGCGATCGCGCGGTCGCTCGCCGGCGCGACGGGTGCCGTCGCGCCGCTCCCGCCGCCGCGCAGCCCGGTGGCGCGCTGGCTCGACCACGTGTTCCTTCGGCGATTGCGCGCGGACCCCGCCGCGGCACCGGCGCTGTTCGCCCGTCTGTTCGCGGCGGCCGACGCCGACGCACTCGTGCGCTTCCTGTCGGACGTTGGATCGTACCGCGACGCGGCCCGCGTCGTCGCCGCCCTGCCGCCCTGGCCGTTCGTCACCGAGGCGTGGCGACTCGGGGCGGCACGCGTGGACACGACGTGA
- a CDS encoding chloride channel protein: protein MIELVEDVRRHEDRLALLLSLLVGALVSLVVVAFVLLTGRLAAHMYPAGGAGWRRVLVPTFGALVSGILLFRFFPDARGSGIPQTRAAIFIHDGRITFKTVAGKFVCCGIALASGIALGREGPSVHIGSGIASVIGRRLGLSSAQVRWLIPVGASAALAAAFNTPIAAVLFSLEEIIGDLHAPILGSVVLSATTSWLVLHLVLGDEPLFHVAGYHLVAPSELLVYAVLGIVGGLVSVGFVKLLLGLRVRFARLPARTRWLQPVAGGLTVGVLGYFVPAVLGVGYDRVDQALSGELVLKLVLVLAVLKIVATAVCYASGNAGGIFGPSMFIGAMIGAGVGRIAEHVAPGATAGPGAYALVGMGTAFAGIIRTPLTSVIMIFEVTRDYTIIVPLMISNLTAFYISQKLQPEPIYEALARQDGMHLPTGAFRQLAGRLRVSTALRAAPPPLAHDLSVAEAQRQMNGAEFESWPVVDANGLVGMVRARDVTRAATGGRDGTRVQDLLDAAAAGHGDAEALPYVHGDQPLGQALARMGATRHTVLPVVSRANVRTLLGIVTLADVLAAYGVERVGDIPDAEMVAHDG, encoded by the coding sequence GTGATCGAGTTGGTCGAGGACGTGCGACGGCATGAGGACCGCCTGGCTCTGCTCCTCAGCCTGCTCGTCGGCGCCCTCGTCAGCCTCGTCGTCGTCGCGTTCGTCCTCCTGACCGGGCGCCTCGCGGCGCACATGTACCCAGCCGGCGGCGCCGGCTGGCGCCGCGTCCTCGTGCCGACGTTCGGCGCGCTCGTTTCCGGGATCCTGCTCTTTCGCTTCTTCCCCGACGCCCGGGGCAGCGGCATCCCGCAGACCCGGGCCGCGATTTTCATCCACGACGGCCGGATCACCTTCAAGACGGTGGCCGGAAAGTTCGTGTGCTGCGGGATCGCGCTCGCCAGCGGCATCGCCCTCGGACGCGAAGGACCCTCCGTGCACATCGGGTCCGGCATCGCGTCCGTCATCGGACGGCGGCTCGGCCTGAGCAGCGCGCAGGTCCGCTGGCTCATCCCCGTGGGCGCATCGGCCGCCCTCGCCGCGGCGTTCAACACGCCGATCGCGGCCGTGCTGTTCTCGCTCGAGGAGATCATCGGCGACCTGCACGCTCCGATCCTCGGCTCGGTCGTGCTCAGCGCGACGACCTCGTGGCTCGTGCTGCACCTCGTGCTCGGCGACGAGCCGCTGTTTCACGTCGCCGGCTACCACCTCGTCGCCCCGTCCGAGCTCCTCGTCTACGCGGTGCTCGGGATCGTGGGTGGCCTGGTGTCGGTCGGCTTCGTGAAGCTCCTACTCGGCCTCCGCGTGCGCTTCGCCCGCCTGCCCGCGCGGACGCGCTGGCTCCAGCCGGTGGCGGGCGGCCTCACGGTCGGCGTGCTCGGGTACTTCGTGCCCGCCGTGCTCGGCGTCGGCTACGACCGGGTCGATCAGGCGCTGAGTGGCGAACTGGTGCTCAAGCTCGTGCTGGTGCTCGCGGTCTTGAAGATCGTGGCGACGGCTGTCTGCTACGCCTCCGGCAACGCCGGCGGCATCTTCGGGCCGAGCATGTTCATCGGCGCGATGATCGGGGCCGGGGTGGGGCGCATCGCCGAGCACGTCGCGCCCGGCGCGACGGCGGGTCCGGGCGCCTACGCGCTCGTCGGCATGGGGACCGCGTTCGCGGGGATCATTCGCACGCCGCTGACCTCGGTAATCATGATCTTCGAGGTCACGCGGGACTACACGATCATCGTCCCGCTGATGATCTCCAACCTTACCGCGTTCTACATCTCGCAGAAGCTGCAGCCCGAGCCGATCTACGAGGCGCTTGCCCGGCAGGACGGGATGCACCTGCCGACCGGCGCGTTCCGGCAGCTGGCCGGCCGCCTGCGCGTGAGCACCGCGCTCCGGGCGGCGCCCCCGCCCCTCGCGCACGACCTGTCGGTGGCCGAGGCGCAACGGCAGATGAACGGCGCCGAGTTCGAATCCTGGCCGGTGGTCGACGCGAACGGGCTGGTGGGTATGGTGCGCGCGCGGGACGTCACGCGCGCCGCGACGGGGGGCCGTGACGGGACGCGCGTGCAGGACCTGCTCGACGCCGCGGCCGCCGGGCACGGCGACGCCGAGGCCCTGCCGTACGTGCACGGCGACCAGCCGCTCGGACAGGCGCTCGCCCGGATGGGCGCGACCCGCCATACCGTGTTGCCCGTCGTCAGCCGTGCGAACGTGCGCACCCTCCTGGGCATCGTCACCCTCGCGGACGTGCTGGCGGCGTACGGGGTCGAGCGGGTCGGGGACATCCCCGACGCCGAGATGGTGGCGCACGATGGCTAA
- a CDS encoding MarR family transcriptional regulator: MPRPPSAAPNGLRDTARASAYVRAPGIAPGARTDRETQTVRAIDALRRVVRVLRLAAARAEADTGLSAAQLFVLQQVAAAPGQWITALAERTMTDRTSVAAAVDGLATRGLVRRTPSDADRRRVEIYATDAGRALLATAPHAPTQRVLDGLDALTPADLRRVSVGLTRLVEAMGITDAPAPMLFDDEAACDERRA, encoded by the coding sequence GTGCCGCGTCCCCCGTCCGCTGCTCCGAACGGCCTGCGCGATACCGCACGGGCTTCGGCGTATGTCAGGGCGCCGGGCATCGCGCCAGGGGCGCGCACGGACCGCGAAACCCAAACCGTGCGGGCCATCGACGCTCTACGGCGGGTCGTGCGCGTGCTGCGGCTCGCGGCGGCGCGCGCGGAGGCCGACACGGGGTTGAGCGCGGCGCAGCTGTTCGTGCTGCAGCAGGTCGCCGCTGCCCCGGGGCAGTGGATCACCGCGCTCGCCGAACGGACGATGACGGATCGGACCTCGGTCGCGGCGGCCGTCGACGGATTGGCGACGCGCGGCCTCGTCCGACGCACGCCGTCCGACGCGGACCGTCGGCGGGTCGAGATCTACGCGACCGACGCCGGGCGTGCCCTGCTCGCCACGGCCCCGCACGCACCGACGCAACGCGTGCTCGACGGCCTCGACGCACTGACGCCGGCCGACCTGCGCCGCGTGTCCGTGGGGCTCACGCGACTCGTCGAGGCGATGGGCATCACCGACGCCCCCGCCCCCATGCTGTTCGACGACGAGGCGGCGTGTGACGAACGGCGCGCCTGA
- a CDS encoding transporter — translation MLHLSAASTLAQPAATTTTAPAIPHAPDASVALVWETLRGMAAELLERVPYIVMGLAVLLIFYVAGRLVRRAAHEAGERTRLDVRLADVFGTLAVVLLTALGALVAAVIIFPSFTPGGLVQGLGVTSVAVGFAFKDILQNFFAGVLILLRKPFVVGDQIRVKEYEGTVEEINTRSTRLKTYDGELVIIPNGDVYTSSIVVRTAYPTRRVKFTVGIGYGDSIEDARATILRVVARAEGVLADPGPWAYVEELAGSSVNFTVYFWTDAHQATVLKVRDRVATAIKLALDAANIDMPFPHTVVLYHDQTGGLTSDRAVTAPSA, via the coding sequence ATGCTCCACCTCTCCGCGGCGTCGACCCTCGCGCAACCGGCCGCGACCACGACCACCGCACCCGCCATCCCGCACGCCCCCGACGCGAGCGTCGCGCTCGTCTGGGAAACGTTGCGCGGCATGGCCGCGGAACTTCTCGAACGTGTGCCCTACATCGTGATGGGGCTGGCGGTCCTGCTGATCTTCTACGTCGCGGGGCGCCTCGTACGCCGCGCGGCGCACGAGGCGGGCGAGCGGACGCGCCTCGACGTGCGGCTGGCCGACGTGTTCGGGACGCTCGCGGTGGTGCTCCTCACGGCGTTAGGCGCGCTCGTCGCCGCGGTGATCATCTTTCCGTCGTTCACGCCGGGCGGGCTCGTCCAGGGGCTCGGCGTCACCTCCGTCGCCGTCGGGTTCGCGTTTAAGGACATCCTGCAGAACTTCTTCGCGGGCGTCCTGATCCTGCTGCGCAAGCCGTTCGTCGTCGGCGACCAGATCCGCGTCAAGGAGTACGAGGGGACGGTCGAGGAGATCAACACGCGCTCGACGCGCCTCAAGACGTACGACGGCGAGCTGGTGATCATCCCCAACGGCGACGTGTACACGAGCAGCATCGTCGTGCGTACGGCCTACCCGACCCGGCGCGTCAAGTTCACCGTCGGCATCGGTTACGGCGACTCGATCGAGGACGCGCGCGCGACGATCCTCCGGGTCGTCGCGCGCGCCGAGGGCGTGCTGGCCGATCCGGGGCCGTGGGCGTACGTGGAGGAGTTGGCCGGCTCGTCGGTGAACTTCACGGTGTATTTCTGGACCGACGCCCACCAGGCGACCGTGCTCAAGGTCCGCGACCGGGTCGCGACGGCGATCAAGCTGGCGCTCGACGCGGCGAACATCGACATGCCCTTTCCGCACACCGTCGTGCTCTACCACGACCAGACTGGCGGACTAACGTCGGACCGGGCCGTGACCGCGCCATCCGCCTGA
- the nhaA gene encoding Na(+)/H(+) antiporter NhaA, which yields MHTQMFRVTPVPASVPTPPPLIERVLGPFERFAARESSSGVVLLACTMLALAWANSLWAATYTHLWEQELVLGVGGFVARGTLHAVVNDGLMAVFFFLVGLEIKREVLVGELASLQRAALPLAGALGGMLAPAALYLACNAGGPGAHGWGVPMATDIAFALGVLALLGSRVPAPLRVFLAALAIADDIGAVLVIAVFYSGGIAWGALGAAGALVLGALGMNAAGVRRPSAYAAIGLTLWAAVLASGVHATVAGVLLAFAIPARTRVREAEFLTESRRALDAFDRAFEPSSGGLAAAVLTNEASQESLHRLEELCEHAQPPLHRMEHALHAVVAFGIMPVFALANAGVTIRGDLVAALTSPVALGVIFGLVLGKPLGITAVSWLAARVGVAARPTGASWRALHGVSWLGGIGFTMALFVAGLAFATPGDAPLLIEAKLGILTASLIAGVAGWVVVRATADVPDHGIEHAIEHGTRTAGVAVT from the coding sequence GTGCACACCCAGATGTTCCGCGTAACGCCCGTCCCCGCCAGCGTACCGACCCCGCCGCCCCTCATCGAGCGCGTGCTCGGTCCGTTCGAGCGGTTCGCCGCGCGCGAGTCGTCGAGCGGCGTCGTCCTGCTCGCCTGTACCATGCTGGCACTCGCGTGGGCCAACTCGCTGTGGGCGGCCACGTACACGCACCTGTGGGAGCAGGAGCTGGTGCTCGGCGTCGGCGGGTTCGTGGCGCGGGGCACGCTGCACGCCGTCGTCAACGACGGGCTCATGGCCGTGTTCTTCTTCCTCGTCGGACTCGAGATCAAGCGCGAGGTGCTCGTCGGCGAGCTCGCCTCGCTCCAGCGCGCGGCGCTGCCGCTCGCGGGCGCGCTCGGCGGGATGCTCGCGCCCGCGGCGCTGTACCTCGCGTGCAACGCCGGCGGCCCCGGCGCGCACGGCTGGGGCGTGCCGATGGCGACCGACATCGCCTTCGCGTTAGGCGTGCTCGCCTTGCTCGGGTCGCGCGTGCCGGCGCCGCTGCGCGTCTTTCTTGCCGCGCTCGCGATCGCGGACGACATCGGGGCGGTGCTCGTGATCGCCGTCTTCTACTCGGGCGGCATCGCGTGGGGGGCGCTCGGGGCGGCGGGGGCGCTCGTGTTGGGCGCCCTCGGGATGAACGCCGCCGGCGTGCGCCGGCCGTCGGCCTACGCGGCGATCGGCCTCACGCTGTGGGCGGCCGTGCTCGCCTCGGGGGTGCACGCCACCGTGGCCGGCGTGTTGCTCGCCTTCGCGATCCCGGCCCGCACGCGCGTGCGCGAGGCCGAGTTCCTCACCGAGAGCCGCCGCGCGCTCGACGCGTTCGACCGGGCGTTCGAGCCGTCGAGTGGCGGACTCGCGGCGGCCGTGCTCACCAACGAGGCGAGTCAGGAGTCCCTCCATCGGCTGGAGGAGCTGTGCGAACACGCCCAGCCGCCGCTCCATCGCATGGAGCACGCGCTGCACGCCGTCGTGGCGTTCGGCATCATGCCCGTGTTCGCGCTCGCCAACGCGGGCGTCACGATCCGCGGCGATCTCGTCGCGGCGCTCACCAGCCCGGTCGCGCTCGGCGTCATCTTCGGGCTGGTGCTCGGCAAGCCGCTCGGCATCACGGCGGTGTCCTGGCTCGCGGCGCGGGTCGGCGTCGCCGCCCGTCCGACGGGCGCGTCGTGGCGCGCGCTGCACGGGGTGAGCTGGCTCGGTGGCATCGGGTTCACGATGGCCCTGTTCGTCGCGGGGCTCGCCTTCGCGACGCCCGGGGACGCGCCGCTGCTCATCGAGGCGAAGCTCGGGATCCTGACCGCGTCGCTGATCGCGGGGGTCGCCGGCTGGGTCGTCGTCCGGGCGACGGCGGACGTGCCGGATCACGGCATCGAGCACGCCATCGAGCACGGGACACGGACGGCCGGCGTCGCGGTGACGTGA
- a CDS encoding membrane protein, with amino-acid sequence MASHWLTVLSWCSLGAAALSLVAILADIYVFGHRQRMRVMEAVWPVTALYFGPIAVWAYYRWARAATPPTRTHGDHTPDPTPGRHPMAMPMGPPTRPLWQSVAIGVSHCGAGCTLGDVVGEVLVFSAGLTLFGARLGAMYAVDFALAFLLGIVFQYFAVAPMRGLGFKDGVVAALKADTLSLIAFEVGMFGWMALMYFVFRPRFEPNQVEYWFLMQLGMVLGFVTSYPANWWLIKRGVKERM; translated from the coding sequence ATGGCATCCCACTGGCTGACCGTTCTGTCCTGGTGCTCGTTAGGCGCCGCCGCGCTCTCGCTGGTCGCGATCCTCGCCGACATCTACGTGTTCGGGCATCGGCAGCGGATGCGCGTGATGGAAGCCGTGTGGCCGGTCACCGCGCTCTACTTCGGCCCGATCGCCGTCTGGGCGTACTACCGGTGGGCGCGCGCGGCCACGCCGCCGACGCGCACGCACGGCGACCACACGCCCGATCCCACGCCCGGACGTCACCCGATGGCGATGCCGATGGGCCCGCCTACCCGCCCATTATGGCAGAGCGTCGCCATCGGCGTCAGCCACTGCGGCGCGGGCTGCACACTCGGCGACGTGGTTGGCGAGGTCCTCGTCTTCTCGGCCGGCCTCACCCTGTTTGGCGCGCGACTCGGTGCCATGTACGCCGTCGACTTCGCGCTCGCCTTCCTGCTCGGGATCGTCTTTCAATACTTCGCCGTCGCGCCCATGCGCGGGCTCGGGTTCAAGGACGGCGTGGTCGCGGCGTTGAAGGCCGACACCCTGTCGCTGATCGCCTTCGAGGTCGGCATGTTCGGGTGGATGGCGTTGATGTATTTCGTCTTCCGCCCGCGATTCGAGCCCAACCAGGTCGAATACTGGTTCCTCATGCAGCTCGGCATGGTGCTCGGCTTCGTGACGAGCTATCCGGCGAACTGGTGGCTGATCAAGCGCGGCGTCAAGGAGCGGATGTAA